In the genome of Physeter macrocephalus isolate SW-GA chromosome 20, ASM283717v5, whole genome shotgun sequence, one region contains:
- the LOC112066934 gene encoding very low-density lipoprotein receptor-like, with protein MIILAENLDVPDPEVKEAATPTPPPPPPPPPLLCTRSSVPCRDGRECISRGYLCDGKQDCGDGSDEENCSRFCNRAGVFQCLDGNKCIEEKYHCDGARQCLDGSDELGCWKPAEDCSLRCDNQTRCIPKSWLCDGNPDCSDRKDEQGCIHEKCSASEFKCENGQCISSSLRCDGNQDCLDHSDEEGCSARPLPCPSGEVKCPRSGECVLADWICDHDLDCKDGTDEKDCDPEELRCGSRQWPCASGEQCVPEPWRCDGQRDCADGSDEAGCPPGICGSSQFQCRSSACLDLSLVCDGKDDCADGSDEGGQCSSSACSQRQCFHTCYPSPRGPVCACERGFELKSSGQICEDVDECQRLGGQPCSQTCINTKGSYSCTCHPGYSLEPDGHSCKATGTEPILLVAIQFKLLLYGLRSLKEDILATIDKNLIIFSIDYDLVDQKVFWTDTSAESIRWISMDTKKKGTVVKGIKSDYIAVDWIGRNLYWTDGTAGQILAIQLTAVWRGKSEYTIVLDDDLNQPRSLALDPLNGLMYWSEIGGEPQIEQAGMDGSSRKILLNQGLGWPTSIALDKLSWKIFWSDDKFHCIGSVNLDGTGISMLQLTQIKSPFLVAVFEDEVFWTETKTRTVQRMKKMTGKNRAVLIKRLEQPYGLKVYSLRFKISPDPPWKGYVYELPKDKL; from the exons ATGATCATCCTGGCAGAGAACCTGGACGTGCCAG ATCCTGAGGTCAAAGAAGCTGCCacacccacccctcctccaccccctccgccaccccctcTCCTCTGCACCCGATCTTCTGTGCCGTGTCGGGACGGGCGGGAGTGCATCTCCCGGGGGTACCTCTGCGATGGCAAGCAGGACTGCGGGGACGGCTCGGACGAGGAGAACTGTTCCCGCTTCTGCAACAGAGCAG GCGTCTTCCAGTGTCTGGATGGAAACAAGTGCATTGAGGAGAAGTACCACTGTGATGGGGCCCGGCAGTGCCTGGATGGCTCGGACGAGTTGGGTTGCTGGAAGCCTGCTGAAGACTGCTCTCTGCGCTGTGACAACCAGACCCGCTGTATCCCCAAGAGCTGGCTGTGTGATGGCAACCCTGACTGTTCTGACAGAAAAGATGAACAAGGATGTA TTCATGAAAAATGCAGTGCATCTGAATTTAAATGTGAGAATGGCCAATGTATATCTTCCTCCCTGCGTTGCGATGGGAACCAGGACTGCCTGGACCACTCGGACGAAGAGGGCTGTTCTGCCCGGCCCCTGCCATGCCCGTCAGGGGAGGTGAAGTGCCCGAGGAGTGGAGAGTGTGTGTTGGCAGACTGGATATGTGACCACGACTTAGACTGCAAAGATGGAACTGATGAGAAG GACTGTGACCCCGAGGAGCTTCGCTGTGGCTCGAGGCAGTGGCCCTGTGCCAGCGGAGAGCAGTGCGTGCCTGAGCCCTGGCGCTGTGATGGGCAGAGGGACTGCGCGGACGGCAGCGACGAGGCCGGAT GCCCCCCGGGGATCTGCGGGAGTTCCCAGTTCCAGTGCCGCTCCTCTGCCTGCCTGGACCTCAGCCTGGTGTGTGATGGGAAGGACGACTGTGCCGACGGCTCCGATGAAGGCGGGCAGTGCTCGTCGTCCGCGTGCAGCCAAAGACAGTGTTTCCACACCTGCTACCCATCCCCTCGTGGGCCT GTATGTGCTTGTGAGCGAGGCTTTGAGCTGAAAAGCAGTGGCCAAATCTGCGAGGATGTGGATGAATGCCAGAGGTTGGGTGGTCAGCCTTGCAGTCAGACCTGTATCAACACCAAGGGCTCCTATAGCTGCACCTGTCATCCTGGCTACTCGCTGGAGCCTGATGGCCATAGCTGTAAAGCAACAG GTACTGAACCGATCCTGCTTGTGGCAATTCAGTTTAAGCTACTCCTCTATGGACTGAGGAGCTTAAAAGAAGATATTCTGGCAACTATAGACAAGAACctgattattttctctattgactATGACTTAGTGGATCAGAAAGTCTTCTGGACCGATACCAGTGCGGAAAGCATTAGGTGGATAAGCATGGACACGAAGAAGAAAGGGACTGTGGTGAAAG GAATAAAGTCAGACTATATAGCGGTTGACTGGATTGGGAGGAATCTCTACTGGACAGATGGGACAGCTGGTCAGATTTTGGCAATTCAGTTGACTGCTGTTTGGAGAGGAAAATCTGAGTACACGATCGTCCTGGACGATGACTTGAACCAACCACGGTCGTTGGCTTTAGATCCCCTAAATGG GTTAATGTACTGGTCTGAAATTGGAGGAGAACCTCAAATAGAACAAGCTGGAATGGATGGGAGCAGCAGAAAAATACTCCTCAATCAAGGTCTTGGCTGGCCAACTAGCATAGCTCTCGACAAGTTGAGTTGGAAGATATTCTGGTCTGATGACAAATTTCACTGCATTGGCTCTGTCAATCTAGACGGTACTGGTATTAGC ATGTTGCAGCTAACACAAATCAAGAGCCCCTTTTTGGTTGCTGTGTTTGAAGATGAAGTCTTCTGGACTGAAACGAAGACGAGAACAGTACAGCGCATGAAAAAGATGACGGGCAAGAACAGGGCTGTCCTCATCAAGCGTTTGGAGCAGCCTTACGGACTTAAGGTCTACAGTTTACGTTTCAAAATATCCCCCGATCCTCCCTGGAAAGGCTATGTGTATGAGCTGCCCAAGGACAAACTGTAG